A stretch of DNA from Betaproteobacteria bacterium:
GCCCACGCGTGGATCGCGGCCTTGGCCGCATTGGCAGTGATCAGGCTTTCGGGCTCGGACTTGCCGGTGATGTTGATCACGCGACCCCAGCCGTTCTTCATCATGTCCGGCAGGACGGCGTGCGTGAGCTGACGCAGACGCACGAAGTTGAGTCGCATCGACTCTTCCCACGGCTCTTCACCGGCGTCGATGGCAATGGCCGGGTGGCTGCCGCCCGCCGAGTTCACCAGGATGTCGATCCGGCCGAGCGCTTGGGCCGCCGCACTTGCGAGTCGTTCGGGCGCGCGGTCTTCCATCAGATCGGCGACGACGATCTCCGGCCGCGGATGCTTATCCTTGACGATCCGCGCGGACAGCTCGTCGAGCAGATTGCGCCGGCGCGCCACGACGCAGACACGAACCCCTTCCGACGCAAGCCCTCGAGCGATCGCATGGCCGATGCCCATGCTCGCTCCCGTGACGAGCGCCGTCTTGTCCTTCAGTTGCAAGTCCATATC
This window harbors:
- a CDS encoding SDR family oxidoreductase — translated: MDLQLKDKTALVTGASMGIGHAIARGLASEGVRVCVVARRRNLLDELSARIVKDKHPRPEIVVADLMEDRAPERLASAAAQALGRIDILVNSAGGSHPAIAIDAGEEPWEESMRLNFVRLRQLTHAVLPDMMKNGWGRVINITGKSEPESLITANAAKAAIHAWAKGLSRVIGPYGITINSIAPGRIMSEQIRRKYSPEFRAKQSAEEIPMGRYGEPEELAALAVFLASPVAGYITGTVMPVDGGLRKYAF